AAGACGCCTTATGCTGAGCGTTTCCGCAAATGGATCGACGACAAACGCCAGGCCGCAGGCCGCTCGCCGCGCCGCTATGCGACGATCGAGGATGCACTGGGAAGGATGATGGCTGAAAATGCCTATCTGACCGAAGCGCAGGCTCGCCACCTCACCATCCACGGCGTCAGCCGCAACGAGGATGGCACGTGGAGCTGGAAGTTCGACAATTACCTCAATGTCTGGCCGGCTTTCGACGCGCCGCCGGATGACATCGCCTCGCTGTGGGGCGCGATCACCTGTCCTACGCTCCTGCTCTATGGCGCCGACAGCTGGGCCTCGAATCCCGAAAGGGACGGGCGCCTTCGCCATTTCAAAACCGCCAGGGTGATCGAGTTCGAAAATGCCGGCCACTGGTTGCATCACGACCAGTTCGACCGGTTCATGTCCACGTTAGACGACTTCCTCTAAGCCGGGCGCTGGCGGCGCGCGTCGGGCGCGCGACACGAGGCGGCACGATGGCATATTCAGGGCAGGTTTCCCGGCCGCAAAAGTTTCTGTCGGGCGGTGCGGCGCTGGTCGCGGCGCTTGCCATCGGTTTCGGCCTCGCGCGC
This DNA window, taken from Sphingopyxis alaskensis RB2256, encodes the following:
- a CDS encoding alpha/beta fold hydrolase — encoded protein: MASAGPTSNSFISQRLKLHFVDWGNRAAPPLLLVHGGRDHCRNWDWVAERLQDRFHVIAPDLRGHGDSAWSPDGNYPIDGFVYDLAQLIHQLDRGPVSIVAHSLGGNIALRYSGLYPANVQKLVAIEGLGPSPTLLAERAKTPYAERFRKWIDDKRQAAGRSPRRYATIEDALGRMMAENAYLTEAQARHLTIHGVSRNEDGTWSWKFDNYLNVWPAFDAPPDDIASLWGAITCPTLLLYGADSWASNPERDGRLRHFKTARVIEFENAGHWLHHDQFDRFMSTLDDFL